The following proteins come from a genomic window of Eubalaena glacialis isolate mEubGla1 chromosome X, mEubGla1.1.hap2.+ XY, whole genome shotgun sequence:
- the EDA gene encoding ectodysplasin-A isoform X4, producing the protein MGYPEVERRELQPAAAPRERGSQGCGCRGAPARAGEGNSCRLFLGFFGLSLALHLLTLCCYLELRSELRRERGAESRLGGPGNLGTSGTLSSPGGLDPDGPITRHFGQPSPQQQLLERGEATLPPDAQDGHQDPRTWELWPAPAAPGSGCLGKSWRRSRPGRGAKVRALPPG; encoded by the exons ATGGGCTACCCCGAGGTGGAGCGCAGGGAACTCCAGCCCGCGGCAGCGCCGCGGGAGCGCGGGAGCCAGGGCTGCGGCTGTCGCGGGGCCCCTGCCCGGGCTGGCGAAGGGAACAGCTGCCGGCTCTTCCTGGGGTTTTTTGGCCTCTCGCTGGCCCTCCACCTGCTGACGTTGTGCTGCTACCTAGAGTTGCGCTCCGAGTTGCGGCGGGAGCGGGGAGCCGAGTCCCGCCTCGGCGGTCCCGGTAACCTCGGCACCTCGGGCACCCTGAGCAGCCCCGGTGGCCTCGACCCCGACGGTCCCATCACCCGCCACTTCGGGCAGCCATCCCCGCAGCAGCAGCTGCTGGAACGGGGAGAAGCTACGCTCCCCCCAGACGCCCAGGACGGGCACCAG GACCCCCGGACTTGGGAACTCTGGCCGGCGCCCGCCGCCCCCGGCTCCGGCTGCCTCGGGAAAAGTTGGCGGCGCTCCCGGCCTGGCCGCGGCGCGAAGGTGCGGGCGCTGCCCCCCGGCTGA